One window from the genome of Saprospiraceae bacterium encodes:
- a CDS encoding tyrosine-type recombinase/integrase — translation MIKNFTRSVNQNLKVLAANNGITDEISSYWARHSFATNLIRSGKSMEIIGEAFGHSDKKTTQNYFAGFDNETKKEISNDLMNFLEL, via the coding sequence ATGATCAAGAATTTTACAAGGTCCGTAAACCAAAATCTGAAAGTTCTGGCTGCCAATAATGGAATTACAGATGAAATTTCAAGTTATTGGGCCAGACATAGTTTTGCAACAAATTTGATACGTTCAGGTAAAAGCATGGAGATTATTGGCGAGGCTTTTGGTCACAGTGATAAAAAAACTACTCAAAATTATTTTGCTGGTTTCGATAACGAAACCAAAAAGGAAATTAGCAATGATTTGATGAATTTTCTGGAGCTATAA
- a CDS encoding 5'-nucleotidase C-terminal domain-containing protein, whose translation MEQSDKDKVYIEMINRLSNLVGLLSIALIAAILIIIFGPPGFIKTTKLTNSNSTNSVNATNGSPSVQKPMDKNKIWMAPDLDAVPDSEGKAMLEYGRDLIANTAKYLGPNGSVAKLSNGMNCQNCHLEAGTKPFGNNYSGVASTYPKFRERSGSIETIYKRVNDCIERSLNGIALDTLSKEMQAIKSYIEWLGNEVPKGEKPKGSGIVDLPYLKRAADPLKGKTAYQKHCTSCHTDTGVGKLNADGITYQYPPLWGANSYNTGAGLYRLSRFAGYIKQNMPFGASYQNIILSDEEAWDIAAYVNSQDRPQKDLKMDWPKLSGKPVDHPFGPYADLFSEQQHKYGPFEPIAAAKNLLKSNMTKHNTHCKCGFNEMLSQEGISRKEFLKTIGTAGIGLGIAPISSMALWEDGKTEEILKSKLIESGKVQHISLLHTTDLHGQLHVHDEFFVEKDQVVFKKRGGFAHLKTLISELRMQNPNSLLIDGGDCFQGSGVASLSEGKALIPLMNLLNYDLVLPGNWEVAYGKQMLLHDLGGYNARKVCTNMFHDVTNPEFLFPPYQIFYIAGVKMGFIGYNDPLTPTRQPPAYSYGIKFIKPEINISKYIKILRDQENCKLIFVLTHMGLTQQIHLASQEYTEGVHYILGADTHERIRQPLQAKYAKVTEPGAFGSFLGKLDLILEDGILKEESYQLIEVDPEKYKADEEMATMIQEVSKPYQQKLNRVIGKTKTPLIRYYILETPMDNMITDALMWKFNPDIAVSNGFRFCPPLNPDASGTANITVDFLYCMLPSNNNLIIAEVSGQQIMDWLEKELENVFASDPAKRFGGWLVRFQGMKINFTIAREYGKRVNEILIKGKKIDLNKNYQIVSCEREGDPKNLICRIKNVTKINRLPNLIHDVMEEYLAKHSPVSPKLEGRATATDAPANLLTQANGLNYEFR comes from the coding sequence ATGGAGCAATCAGATAAAGACAAGGTTTATATTGAAATGATTAACCGACTAAGCAATTTAGTTGGTTTACTCAGCATTGCTTTAATCGCTGCCATTTTAATAATAATTTTTGGACCCCCAGGATTTATTAAAACAACAAAGCTTACAAATTCCAACTCCACTAATTCTGTAAATGCAACAAATGGAAGTCCATCCGTTCAAAAGCCAATGGATAAAAATAAAATTTGGATGGCTCCTGATTTGGATGCCGTTCCAGATTCAGAAGGAAAAGCGATGCTTGAATATGGTCGCGATCTCATTGCAAATACTGCTAAATACTTAGGTCCAAATGGCAGCGTTGCAAAACTTAGCAATGGAATGAATTGTCAAAATTGTCATTTGGAAGCCGGCACAAAACCTTTCGGAAATAATTACAGTGGCGTGGCTTCCACCTATCCAAAATTCAGAGAGCGTTCCGGTAGCATTGAAACAATTTACAAACGGGTCAATGACTGCATCGAACGAAGTCTCAATGGAATTGCACTGGATACTTTAAGTAAAGAAATGCAAGCCATCAAATCATACATTGAATGGTTGGGTAATGAAGTACCTAAAGGTGAAAAACCAAAAGGTTCTGGCATTGTAGATTTACCATACCTGAAAAGAGCCGCGGACCCCCTGAAAGGTAAAACTGCTTATCAAAAGCATTGTACCAGTTGTCATACTGATACGGGTGTAGGAAAATTAAATGCCGATGGCATCACGTATCAGTATCCACCACTTTGGGGTGCTAACAGTTATAACACCGGCGCAGGTCTATATCGTCTTTCAAGATTTGCCGGATACATCAAACAAAATATGCCTTTTGGCGCCAGTTATCAAAATATCATTCTTAGCGATGAAGAAGCCTGGGACATAGCGGCCTATGTAAATTCACAAGATCGCCCTCAGAAAGATTTAAAAATGGATTGGCCTAAACTTTCTGGTAAGCCCGTTGACCATCCTTTCGGTCCTTATGCGGATCTGTTTTCAGAACAGCAACATAAATACGGACCTTTTGAACCAATTGCTGCTGCAAAAAATCTGCTAAAAAGTAACATGACAAAACACAATACCCATTGTAAGTGTGGTTTCAATGAGATGCTATCACAAGAAGGTATTTCCAGAAAAGAATTTCTTAAAACAATTGGTACAGCTGGCATTGGATTGGGTATAGCTCCGATTTCTTCAATGGCGCTTTGGGAAGATGGAAAGACAGAAGAAATTTTAAAATCCAAATTAATTGAATCTGGTAAAGTGCAACACATCAGTTTACTACATACAACTGATTTACATGGTCAATTGCACGTACACGATGAATTTTTTGTGGAAAAGGATCAGGTAGTTTTTAAAAAACGTGGAGGATTTGCGCACCTTAAAACCTTGATTTCAGAATTAAGAATGCAAAATCCAAATTCACTCTTGATTGATGGTGGAGATTGTTTTCAAGGCAGCGGGGTTGCATCACTATCTGAAGGAAAAGCATTGATACCTTTAATGAATCTATTAAACTATGATCTGGTACTTCCCGGAAATTGGGAAGTTGCTTATGGCAAACAAATGTTGTTACATGATCTTGGCGGATATAATGCTCGCAAAGTTTGTACTAATATGTTTCATGATGTTACAAATCCGGAGTTTCTGTTTCCTCCTTATCAAATATTTTATATCGCAGGTGTTAAAATGGGATTCATCGGATACAATGATCCTTTGACACCAACCAGACAACCTCCTGCATATAGTTATGGAATAAAATTCATAAAGCCGGAAATCAATATCAGCAAGTATATAAAAATTTTACGCGATCAGGAAAACTGCAAGCTGATCTTTGTACTTACTCATATGGGATTGACCCAACAAATACATCTTGCTTCTCAGGAATATACTGAAGGGGTGCATTATATATTGGGTGCTGACACACACGAACGCATTCGCCAGCCCTTACAAGCAAAGTATGCCAAAGTAACTGAACCCGGTGCATTTGGCTCGTTCTTAGGTAAATTGGATTTAATATTGGAGGATGGAATCCTTAAAGAAGAATCCTATCAATTGATTGAAGTAGATCCGGAAAAATATAAAGCCGATGAAGAAATGGCAACCATGATCCAAGAAGTAAGCAAACCATATCAACAAAAATTAAATCGGGTCATTGGCAAAACCAAAACACCGCTCATTCGATACTACATCCTGGAAACTCCCATGGATAATATGATAACAGATGCATTGATGTGGAAGTTTAATCCGGACATAGCGGTTTCTAATGGATTTAGATTTTGTCCGCCTTTGAATCCGGATGCATCCGGAACAGCAAATATCACTGTTGACTTTCTTTATTGCATGTTGCCGAGTAATAATAATTTAATTATTGCTGAAGTAAGTGGTCAGCAAATTATGGATTGGTTGGAAAAGGAATTGGAAAATGTATTTGCATCCGATCCAGCAAAACGTTTTGGTGGGTGGTTGGTTCGTTTTCAAGGTATGAAAATTAATTTCACCATTGCTCGTGAATATGGTAAACGCGTGAATGAAATTTTAATAAAAGGCAAAAAAATTGACCTAAACAAAAACTATCAAATTGTATCTTGTGAACGAGAGGGTGATCCTAAAAATTTGATTTGTAGAATTAAAAATGTAACTAAAATAAACCGATTGCCCAATTTAATTCACGATGTGATGGAGGAATATTTAGCTAAACATTCTCCTGTATCCCCCAAATTAGAAGGGCGGGCAACTGCGACAGATGCTCCTGCAAATTTACTGACACAGGCAAATGGTTTAAATTATGAGTTTAGATAG
- a CDS encoding DsrE family protein, whose protein sequence is MLRIFLFLISGFLFNSLSAQGSTNPNPSKSKNSKAVKHRVVMQLTTNDTASWKGLMNNLKNLREGWGDAVEIEVVAHSNGIELLMNAKTTQKMKIDEFIHSGVRFVACENTMKQKNIKKEEILPEVGFVPMGIGEIIMKQEKGWSYLKAGL, encoded by the coding sequence ATGCTTAGAATATTTTTATTCCTAATTTCTGGCTTTCTTTTCAACAGCCTTTCTGCTCAAGGTAGCACAAACCCAAACCCTTCCAAATCAAAAAATTCTAAAGCCGTCAAACACCGGGTTGTCATGCAACTGACGACAAACGACACTGCTTCCTGGAAAGGTTTAATGAATAATCTTAAGAATCTGCGTGAGGGATGGGGCGATGCAGTGGAAATTGAAGTAGTCGCTCATTCAAATGGGATTGAATTATTGATGAATGCAAAAACCACCCAAAAAATGAAAATTGATGAATTTATTCATTCCGGTGTTCGCTTTGTTGCCTGTGAAAATACCATGAAGCAAAAAAATATTAAAAAGGAAGAAATCTTACCTGAAGTTGGATTCGTGCCTATGGGAATTGGAGAAATTATTATGAAGCAGGAGAAAGGTTGGAGCTATCTTAAAGCAGGATTGTAA
- a CDS encoding DUF3592 domain-containing protein, which produces MELIENILISIGPILVLLGTYLLILAHQKSNEIAHTLSKGQVADGMVIEMRDESGNTVESFNNHPVAPVVEFKTDNGKYMHYSRTFQNPSPYKPGQSVKIYYYIYKSIQQFALEDDQTGSLPSKLFRWGLVFCAVGFPGLVIKLSQLL; this is translated from the coding sequence ATGGAGCTTATTGAAAATATATTAATTTCCATTGGACCCATTTTAGTCTTATTGGGTACATATTTATTAATTCTTGCCCATCAAAAAAGCAATGAAATTGCACATACCTTGTCCAAGGGTCAAGTAGCTGATGGAATGGTTATCGAAATGCGAGACGAATCCGGTAATACAGTGGAATCATTTAATAATCATCCTGTGGCTCCGGTCGTCGAGTTTAAAACTGATAATGGAAAGTATATGCATTATTCAAGGACGTTTCAAAACCCGAGTCCCTATAAACCAGGTCAATCTGTTAAAATTTATTATTACATATACAAGTCCATTCAACAGTTTGCTTTGGAAGATGATCAAACAGGAAGCTTGCCCAGCAAATTATTTCGGTGGGGGCTTGTTTTTTGTGCCGTTGGATTTCCTGGGCTGGTAATCAAATTGTCCCAGCTCTTGTAA
- a CDS encoding gliding motility-associated C-terminal domain-containing protein gives MGDKSGLGAPHFAQSLQFPYRLYTHGPYEFCADTTVRYVLTDPCPHPDLQWELPDGGVITNHNGDTIEVYFAKPGYKRVIAAYPTPCGYKSDTLKIKVNNCNCKPSFNWLQQDTLVCIGSPARFKFNSNADSVFINGKFLQSDSFDLALLNTDTCLDMKIQFDEFCDSSILVCIKSIKQSIIHRDSLWFCSGDTLYIDNFPYYGDTLLSFTHQDQSGCDSVSYIQLIRNLPSNSSTEQVWICSGDSVRIDQKWYKDSIDIVQTHSDRNGCDSNHIIQVRVYPKNQINQFNHIMCKGDSVLFSGVWYKDSLQKEIVFPNYQGCDSIWALNIKLYVSQISDTSKYEMCPGDSIQIEGKWIYNTAQIETHYQDINGCDSVHWSLIKFKEIPKTVNLQFYICQGDSIWIENNWIKNERNWIIRKHNQNGCDSTYNYTTTWYDDIIVDVLTEQDMEEGDSLLIDPYYSSNVSRVIWSPSTGLSCINCFRPKISPAVDTKYYITVKDDNGCTSVDSIFIRVIKKEKDLYVPNSFSPNGDKINDHWGPILEQGSGTLESIQVFDRWGNRVFECSRELVNTYQCLQWDGSVQGKKCLPGVYVYQIVWKSTTGVIHKKAGDINLFL, from the coding sequence TTGGGAGATAAATCAGGACTTGGAGCACCTCATTTTGCACAAAGCTTGCAGTTTCCTTACAGACTTTATACACATGGCCCGTATGAATTTTGTGCAGATACTACTGTCAGGTATGTGTTGACGGATCCTTGCCCTCATCCGGATCTTCAATGGGAGTTACCCGACGGAGGAGTGATTACCAATCACAATGGAGATACGATCGAAGTTTATTTTGCAAAACCAGGATATAAACGGGTCATAGCTGCCTATCCCACTCCCTGCGGATATAAAAGTGATACCCTTAAAATAAAGGTCAATAATTGCAATTGCAAGCCTTCATTTAATTGGTTGCAACAGGATACGCTAGTTTGTATTGGGAGTCCGGCCAGGTTTAAATTCAACTCAAATGCAGACAGTGTTTTTATCAATGGAAAATTTCTACAATCGGACAGTTTTGATTTAGCATTGTTGAACACTGATACCTGTTTGGATATGAAAATTCAGTTTGATGAGTTTTGTGATAGTAGCATTTTGGTTTGTATAAAGTCTATAAAACAATCAATTATACATCGGGATAGTCTATGGTTTTGTTCTGGAGATACACTTTATATTGATAACTTTCCTTATTACGGCGATACCCTGTTATCATTCACCCATCAGGATCAATCAGGTTGTGATTCGGTATCTTATATACAACTAATAAGAAATCTTCCTTCCAATTCATCTACTGAACAGGTTTGGATTTGTTCCGGTGATTCAGTTCGTATTGATCAGAAATGGTATAAGGATAGCATTGATATTGTTCAGACACATTCAGATCGAAATGGATGTGACTCAAATCACATAATTCAAGTGAGGGTGTATCCTAAGAATCAAATCAATCAATTTAATCATATCATGTGCAAAGGAGATTCCGTATTGTTTTCAGGTGTATGGTATAAAGACAGTTTACAAAAAGAAATAGTGTTTCCCAACTATCAGGGTTGCGATTCTATTTGGGCACTTAACATAAAATTGTATGTCTCACAAATATCAGATACCAGTAAATATGAAATGTGTCCAGGAGATTCAATCCAAATCGAAGGTAAATGGATTTATAATACCGCTCAAATTGAAACACATTATCAAGATATAAACGGATGCGATTCAGTACATTGGTCCTTAATTAAATTTAAGGAAATACCAAAAACTGTAAACCTACAATTTTATATTTGTCAGGGAGATTCCATATGGATAGAAAACAACTGGATTAAAAATGAAAGGAACTGGATCATCCGCAAGCATAATCAGAATGGATGCGATTCAACATATAATTATACGACAACTTGGTACGACGATATAATAGTTGATGTACTCACGGAGCAAGACATGGAAGAAGGTGATTCACTATTAATAGATCCATATTATTCGTCCAATGTAAGCCGGGTTATCTGGTCCCCATCTACCGGATTGAGTTGTATAAATTGCTTCCGACCAAAAATCAGTCCAGCAGTGGATACCAAATACTATATTACTGTAAAAGATGACAATGGTTGCACATCTGTTGATTCCATATTTATAAGGGTAATTAAAAAGGAAAAAGATCTTTATGTACCCAATAGTTTTAGCCCAAATGGGGACAAGATCAATGATCATTGGGGACCAATTCTGGAGCAAGGAAGTGGGACATTAGAAAGTATACAAGTATTTGATCGTTGGGGAAATCGGGTATTTGAATGTAGTAGAGAGTTGGTCAATACATACCAGTGTTTACAATGGGATGGCAGTGTACAAGGCAAAAAATGTTTGCCGGGGGTGTATGTCTATCAAATTGTGTGGAAAAGTACAACTGGGGTAATTCATAAAAAAGCAGGTGATATAAACCTATTTTTATAG
- a CDS encoding HipA N-terminal domain-containing protein produces MRAMEIYRNGILAGTLTEENRQHFVFRYDDNYFNDVTKPAISLTIPKTQKEYSSEILFPFFFNLLSEGVNRKLQCTQLKIDEEDNFGLLMATAQFDTIGAVTVKPITAK; encoded by the coding sequence ATGAGAGCAATGGAAATATACCGTAACGGAATTTTAGCTGGAACGCTGACGGAAGAAAATCGTCAGCATTTTGTGTTCAGGTATGACGACAATTATTTTAATGATGTGACCAAACCGGCTATCAGTTTAACAATACCAAAAACTCAAAAAGAATACAGCAGCGAAATTTTGTTCCCATTTTTTTTTAACTTACTAAGTGAAGGTGTAAACAGAAAATTGCAATGCACTCAATTGAAAATAGACGAAGAAGACAATTTCGGTTTGTTGATGGCGACAGCACAGTTTGATACGATAGGAGCAGTAACAGTAAAACCAATCACAGCAAAATGA
- a CDS encoding HipA domain-containing protein: MNLDELKYCPGTLAEGFTTYSPSCLRNLFSGKKVNHVLPYEQPQQSEEVAEKFMENRKRISISGVQEKLSFLLEKNLLRLTNEGEQGTYILKPIPRDLKKVDQVPANEHLTMQIAKQVYGLNAAECAMIFFKNGSPAYITKRFDVKEEGGKWGKEDFATLAGKTKDNAGANFKYEYSYEEVGMLIQKYVPAWRVEIEKYFSLVVFNFLFSNGDAHLKNFSLLESSKGDYLLSPAYDLVNTMLHVDDSDFALDRGLFADNFKSDAYKKNGHPSKTDFIEFAKRIGVTEGRVEKLLSPFLEKHPFMETLVSRSFLSDANKRGYLLMYNTKRKYLT, encoded by the coding sequence ATGAACTTAGATGAATTGAAATATTGCCCGGGAACTTTGGCCGAAGGGTTTACAACTTACAGTCCAAGTTGTTTACGAAATTTGTTTAGTGGCAAAAAAGTAAATCATGTTTTGCCCTATGAACAGCCACAGCAAAGTGAAGAAGTAGCAGAAAAATTTATGGAAAACCGCAAACGCATTTCAATATCGGGTGTACAAGAAAAATTAAGTTTTCTGCTTGAGAAAAATCTGCTGCGTTTGACTAACGAAGGAGAACAAGGGACTTACATACTCAAACCAATACCAAGAGATTTAAAGAAGGTTGACCAAGTTCCCGCAAACGAACATCTGACAATGCAAATAGCGAAACAGGTTTATGGATTAAACGCTGCCGAATGTGCCATGATATTTTTTAAGAATGGCTCACCTGCATACATAACCAAACGATTTGATGTAAAAGAAGAAGGCGGAAAGTGGGGGAAGGAAGATTTTGCAACACTGGCAGGAAAAACAAAAGACAATGCCGGAGCCAATTTCAAATATGAATACAGCTATGAAGAAGTTGGAATGCTGATACAAAAATATGTTCCGGCTTGGAGAGTGGAGATAGAAAAATATTTTTCGTTGGTGGTTTTCAATTTCCTGTTCTCTAATGGTGATGCACATTTGAAAAACTTCTCTTTGCTTGAATCATCCAAAGGTGATTATTTGCTTAGTCCTGCTTACGATTTGGTAAATACAATGCTGCATGTGGACGATTCAGATTTTGCGTTGGACAGGGGATTGTTTGCCGATAATTTTAAAAGTGATGCATACAAAAAAAACGGACACCCTTCTAAAACCGACTTTATTGAATTTGCAAAAAGAATAGGTGTAACAGAAGGTAGAGTTGAAAAACTATTGAGTCCATTTTTAGAAAAGCATCCTTTTATGGAAACATTGGTGAGCCGTTCATTTTTAAGTGATGCAAACAAGAGAGGGTATTTGCTGATGTATAATACGAAACGAAAATACCTGACATGA
- a CDS encoding GIY-YIG nuclease family protein, with product MNTLDLKMYTVCILISALLNKYYVGSTQHFEICFEEHNHGKSKFTSKGIPWVHILSIPVENRSQAILLETKIKKRGIERYVKVNCNAWGHC from the coding sequence TTGAACACCCTTGATTTAAAAATGTATACTGTTTGCATCTTAATTAGTGCATTATTAAATAAATATTATGTTGGTTCTACCCAACATTTTGAAATTTGTTTTGAAGAACATAATCACGGTAAATCAAAATTTACGAGTAAAGGAATTCCCTGGGTCCATATTCTTTCGATCCCTGTCGAAAATCGGTCTCAAGCTATTCTGTTAGAAACCAAAATCAAGAAAAGAGGTATTGAACGATATGTAAAAGTTAACTGCAATGCTTGGGGTCACTGCTAA
- a CDS encoding helix-turn-helix transcriptional regulator — MLVKQLGETIKHRRKELGITQPHLAELAKVSTNTLYKLERGQGNPSLDVLNKLAEVLGMELLLEVKKKH; from the coding sequence ATGTTAGTCAAGCAACTTGGGGAAACCATAAAACACAGAAGAAAAGAGTTGGGTATAACTCAACCACACCTAGCAGAACTGGCTAAAGTAAGCACCAATACGCTGTATAAACTGGAACGAGGACAGGGTAATCCGTCACTGGATGTGCTAAACAAATTAGCAGAAGTGTTGGGAATGGAATTGCTACTTGAAGTGAAAAAGAAACATTGA